The DNA sequence gcagccatcatgggtctcatcaatggcctacgagaagcaCCCTTTTGTCACTTCATATCCAAAAAGCATCCAGCATCTCTCAACGAGGTTCAAGAACGGGCGGAAAATACATTAATATGGAAGAGAACTCCCGATTGGGAGAAACCTCAAAGACTGGATTCTCCTACCCACCTcgggacaaggataaagagtccaggAAGAAAGAAGACCAACCTACTAAAAAACTCAGAAAATACCACAACTACACTCGTCTTcaggtgtctcttgtggatgtttATCAGGAGATATGCAACACTGAGAAGATCCTACCACCTCTCCCGATTAAACACAAGAGAGGAGGAAGTCGGACAGAGTATTGCGAATACCACCAAATCTACGGGCATTCTACAACGAGTGCTACGACCTAAAGAATATCATAGAAAAATCGGCACGAGAAGGGCGACTAGATCGATTCTTAGCCAATAGAGTGGATGAACCAAAAAAGTGAAGAAGGGaggaagaggtcggacgagttgaatgTCCCCCTCACACCCTTGAGAGGCGTGTTCATATGATAAACAGAGAATTCGCGGGAGGAGGGATCTCTAGGTCATCCCGAAAAAAGACACCTTAAAGAGGTGTATCATGTCGGAGAAGGGGAAAGGTCACCCGATCTCCCCACTATTACCTTCACTCAAGAAGACGCCACAAGCATCGTCCCGGGGCATGATGACCCCGTGGTCATTACCATCATACTCGCCAATGCCAATCTCCACCGAACGTtggtagaccaaggaagctacGCAGATATCCTATTCAAATCCACCTTCGACAAGCTCTTCCTACAAGAGAAAGAGCTCAGAGCATATCCAAATAGCTTGTACGGGATCGGAGACACCCCAATCCAGCCACTTGGGTACATCCCACTGCACACAATATTTAGAAAAGGAACACGGTCAAGAACGCTGAGcatagactacatcgtagtcAACGTGAGCTCCGCATACAACGCCCTCAAAGGTTGGACAATGTTAAATCAACTCGCCGTGGTGGTCTCCACTCTACACCTATGCATAAAGTTTCCAACTACAGAAGGGATCGCTACCATAAAGGGGGACCAAAAACTTGCGCGACattgttacaacgaaagtcaGAACCTTAAAGGCGACCCCAGAGGAAAGGAAACCAATACTATAGAACTTGGGGGAATCCAAGCTCGCGAGGAACTCCGCCCTCAATCGGAAGGTGAGACCGAAGAAGTTCAAATCAGAGACACGCAAGACAAAACAACAAACATGGGGGGCGAATCTAAAAGGAGACCTAAAGGAGCTAATAACAAATCTCCTAAAggataattccgacctctttgcatggaaggccgcGGACATGCCTGGCATCGATCCCGGACTAATGTGCCATAAACTGGCAGTATATCCCGGATCTCGGCCAGTACAACAAAAGCGCAGGAAGCTTGGCCCAGAGAGGTCACAAGTAGTAGAGGAACAGGTACAGGCTTTGCTggaggcagggttcataagggaggtAAAGTACCCATTATGGCTAGCTAATGTAGTATTGGataaaaagtcaaatgggaagtggcggatGTGCACTGATTagaccgacctcaacaaagcctgcccaaaagatccctaCCCACTCCCGAACATAGACACACTAGTCAACGCTTCATCAGGGTATAAGTACCTCTCCTTCATGAACGCTTActcaggatacaatcaaatcccgatgtatcaacccgaccaggagaaaaccTCAATCTTAACCCCAAGAGCAAAGTACTACTACATAGTCATGCCCttcggtctcaagaacgcaggggcTACATACCAGAGACTGATGAATAAAGTTTTCGCCAATCACATTGGGAAGCTgatggaagtttatgtagacgacatgctggtaaagacacaaagAGAGGAAACGTTGTTATCTGA is a window from the Arachis stenosperma cultivar V10309 chromosome 3, arast.V10309.gnm1.PFL2, whole genome shotgun sequence genome containing:
- the LOC130966442 gene encoding uncharacterized protein LOC130966442; protein product: MKVKVPKDFKAPDMTPYDGTSDPSHHLSNFRSRMYLTDASNAIRCKAFPTTLTKTAIEWFDSLPPRSITSFDDLAKKFLARFSTHKDKAKHAPRLLGIKQGDRESLRSYMERFNKACLDIQNLPTEAAIMGLINGLREAPFCHFISKKHPASLNEVQERAENTLIWKRTPDWEKPQRLDSPTHLGTRIKSPGRKKTNLLKNSENTTTTLVFRCLLWMFIRRYATLRRSYHLSRLNTREEEVGQKNSREEGSLGHPEKRHLKEVYHVGEGERSPDLPTITFTQEDATSIVPGHDDPVVITIILANANLHRTLVDQGSYADILFKSTFDKLFLQEKELRAYPNSLYGIGDTPIQPLGYIPLHTIFRKGTRSRTLSIDYIVVNVSSAYNALKGWTMLNQLAVVVSTLHLCIKFPTTEGIATIKGDQKLARHCYNESQNLKGDPRGKETNTIELGGIQAREELRPQSEGETEEVQIRDTQDKTTNMGGESKRRPKGANNKSPKG